A region from the Aphis gossypii isolate Hap1 chromosome 1, ASM2018417v2, whole genome shotgun sequence genome encodes:
- the LOC114131890 gene encoding zinc finger protein 436-like — protein sequence MSIYKKVDFYELCRLCMCVGGKKHHLFKSRESSERQLQFKLKKCIPLQIKESDSLPKGICENCIAKMDELYDFIDQCVNTESMLKSYCATLSVSDQAKCQGKVYVRESLDNNSASTKKNSSSDHSSSVLTMQSLSNLVQSGSIQIVNDVNNRYQDFCKYDNMQQVITSTTNGVESMKYNYTIANNSNQSVQTDSSNEENDASENVQTIYSVPDNPSSDKEDSEMNIHSLNYVTPLTVEPEINFQFIKSDNDQDSDLDNSKSNDVRPYMNGFLPTDGALATCTACGKVLESEEEIVMHSQVCKAMNNRNVHNMPTRSTRDMMPPRFPCDVCEKKFKRKEHLIQHRKLHTGERPYSCETCSKSFSRKEHLMRHMLSHTGQRLYGCDLCHKHFSRKDNLHKHRTTHGVTGPLVCEVCGKSFIVKHYYDMHMATHNDIEDSQLPYVCDICKKRFATSQFLVTHQLRHRTKGYTNNIKSDESSSVIEELQNKVDQQEKQSQLSNVPNTNTYQVS from the exons atcAAAGAAAGTGATAGCTTACCAAAAGGAATATGTGAAAACTGTATAGCAAAAATGGATGAATTATATGACTTTATAGATCAATGTGTTAATACTGAATCCATGTTAAAAAGTTACTGTGCAACTTTAAGTGTTTCTGATCAAGCAAAATGCCAAGGAAAA gtTTATGTACGAGAATCTTTGGATAATAATTCTGCTAGTACAAAGAAAAATAGCAGTTCTGATCATTCTTCATCTGTGCTTACAATGCAAAGTCTGTCCAACCTTGTTCAATCTGGCTCAATACAAATAGTAAATGATGTAAACAATAGATATCaagatttttgtaaatatgataatatgcag CAAGTTATAACCAGTACAACAAATGGAGTTGAATCcatgaagtataattatacaatagcCAATAATTCAAATCAATCCGTTCAAACAGATTCATCTAATGAAGAAAACGACGCTAGTGAAAATGTTCAAACCATTTACTCTGTTCCT gATAATCCTAGTTCAGATAAAGAAGATTCTGAAATGAATATACACTCTTTAAATTATGTGACTCCATTAACCGTTGAACCAgagattaattttcaatttattaaatcaga taacGATCAAGATTCTGACTTGGACAATAGTAAGTCTAATGATGTAAGACCATATATGAATGGGTTTTTACCAACGGATGGAGCTCTTGCAACGTGCACTGCGTGTGGGAAAGTATTAGAATCTGAGGAAGAAATTGTGATGCATAGTCAAGTATGTAAAGCTATGAACAATAgaaatgttcataatatgCCAACTAGAAGTACAAGAGATATGATGCCTCCAAGATTTCCTTGTGATGTttgcgaaaaaaaatttaagagaaAAGAGCATTTAATTCAACATAGGAAACTTCATactg GGGAGCGTCCGTACAGCTGTGAGACATGCTCTAAATCATTTAGTCGTAAAGAACATCTTATGCGCCACATGTTGAGTCACACTGGTCAACGATTATATGGGTGTGATTTGtgtcataaacattttagtcGTAAAGATAATCTTCACAAGCATCGAACTACACATGGAGTGACTGGACCTCTTGTCTGTGAAGTTTGTG gtaaatcatttattgtaaaacactATTATGATATGCATATGGCAACACATAATGACATTGAGGATAGCCAGTTACCATATGTGTGTGACATATGTAAGAAACGATTTGCTACAAGTCAATTTTTAGTTACTCATCAGCTCAGGCATCGAACCAAAggttatactaataatattaaatcagatGAGTCCAGTTCTGTTATTgaagaattacaaaataaa GTTGATCAACAAGAGAAACAAAGTCAACTATCTAATGTgccaaatacaaatacatatcaAGTATCTTAG
- the LOC114131897 gene encoding osmotic avoidance abnormal protein 3 isoform X3: MNFCCMYIIITRRCSQCAAMTSENVKVIARCRPMNTRERALNSKNVVFIDSEKCTCSIVNPTDGSAPPKTFTFDGVYGPDSNTEQIYNDIAYPFVEGILEGYNCTVFAYGQTGCGKSFSMQGVDSPPNQRGIIPRAFEHVFEAISVTDDVKFLVLASYIEIYNEEVRDLLSTDTKRRLELKENPERGVYVHELSHHAVHDVIECQKLMEQGWRNRATGATMMNADSSRSHSIFTISVEMMSTSQDEDDIKSIKRGKLSLVDLAGSERQAKTGASGDRLREATKINLSLSALGNVISALVDGKAKHIPYRDSKLTRLLQDSLGGNTKTLMVACLSPADNNYDETLSTLRYANRAKNIYNEPHVNEDPKDTMLRQYQEQIKKLKELLEASTSQLPTSNGQNDISEKEKLRLEYQDEMVKLREKYQEEYNSKCQMQADLKTLKEKYDKNLAKISNQNDNNCRTSSPQQIVEKALKSNRVELNSSQQEILKRLKKLQESMVGGERVNDKELQERRLRKKKAAERRLNALARALATVETEDGPNLVLGVYDDIQEELRAKNEALKKYRQKLKASDREVADIQSEFENERTDYLETIRKQERQIKLQSQILEKIVPTLSKECNYSNLERLKEDAEWEDDTQSWILPELTRIKLPPASGASSSGRRQSVNSLTAPARLENSENLLAMYTFHPLQKYQKSAEDDFAGNYFKPKRATELLIQSHGESGRPFHKWKGHRRVSPENIVKKPTKLESLLPVIGDRKLQKNTLDRI, encoded by the exons atgaatttttgttgcatgtacattataataacgcgGCGCTGCAGTCAATGCGCAGCGATGACTTCGGAAAACGTAAAAGTCATTGCGAGGTGTCGGCCGATGAACACGAGAGAACGGGCGTTAAACAGTAAG AACGTGGTGTTTATAGACTCGGAGAAATGCACTTGTTCGATTGTCAATCCCACGGATGGTTCGGCCCCGCCGAAAACGTTTACGTTCGACGGTGTATACGGGCCGGATTCAAACACAGAGCAGATATACAACGACATCGCTTATCCTTTTGTGGAA GGCATACTAGAGGGTTACAACTGTACGGTGTTTGCGTACGGGCAGACTGGATGTGGTAAGAGTTTTTCGATGCAGGGCGTAGACTCGCCGCCGAATCAACGTGGTATCATACCTAGGGCCTTCGAACACGTCTTCGAGGCAATATCTGTTACGGACGACGTTAAGTTCTTGGTGCTCGCCTCGTATATTGAGATCTATAACGAGGAAGTGAGAGACCTGTTGAGTACGGACACCAAACGGAGACTTGAGTTGAAGGAGAATCCGGAGAGGGGAGTCTACGTACACG AGTTATCACATCATGCTGTGCATGACGTTATCGAATGTCAAAAGCTCATGGAACAGGGTTGGAGGAATAGAGCTACCGGAGCTACAATGATGAACGCCGACTCTTCCAGGAGCCATTCGATTTTCACCATATCCGTGGAAATGATGTCAACGTCGCAAGACGAGGATGACATTAAGTCGATAAAGCGCGGCAAGCTGAGTCTGGTTGACTTGGCGGGCAGTGAACGTCAAGCAAAAACCGGGGCCTCGGGAGATAGGCTTAGAGAAGCCACGAAAATCAATCTCTCTTTGTCGGCATTGGGAAACGTGATATCAGCACTGGTTGACGGAAAAGCAAAACACATACCATACAGAGATTCAAAACTCACACGACTGTTacag GATTCTCTTGGTGGAAATACAAAAACGTTAATGGTAGCTTGTTTATCGCCCGCTGATAATAACTATGACGAGACCTTATCGACACTGAGGTACGCCAATCGTGCCAAGAACATTTATAATGAACCACACGTGAACGAAGATCCTAAAGACACGATGTTACGCCAGTATCAAGAACAGATAAAAAAACTCAAAGAACTGCTAGAAGCTTCCACTTCTCAATTGCCCACAAGTAACGGCCAAAATGATATTtccgaaaaagaaaaattgcgACTGGAGTATCAAGATGAAATGGTCAAATTAAGGGAAAAATATCAAGAAGAATATAACTCAAAGTGTCAGATGCAAGCAGATTTAAAAACGTTGAAAGAGAAATACGACAAAAACTTGGCAAAGATCTCGAACCAA AACGACAATAATTGCAGAACTTCATCCCCGCAGCAGATTGTCGAAAAAGCGTTGAAGAGCAATCGTGTAGAATTAAACTCGTCACAACAGGAAATATTGAAAAG GTTGAAGAAACTGCAAGAGAGTATGGTTGGCGGTGAGCGAGTCAATGACAAAGAGCTCCAGGAACGTCGATTACGCAAGAAAAAAGCAGCCGAAAGACGGTTGAACGCGTTGGCGAGGGCGTTGGCTACCGTCGAGACTGAAGATGGGCCGAACTTAGTATTGGGCGTGTACGACGATATACAGGAAGAGCTGAGAGCCAAGAATGAAGCGTTGAAGAAGTATAGACAAAAA CTGAAAGCGTCGGACCGAGAGGTGGCGGACATCCAGAGCGAATTTGAAAACGAGCGGACGGATTATTTGGAAACAATCAGAAAACAAGAGCGACAGATCAAACTGCAAAgtcaaattttagaaaaaatcgTGCCAACGCTATCGAAAGAATGCAATTACAG CAACTTGGAGAGGTTGAAAGAAGATGCGGAATGGGAGGACGACACACAGAGTTGGATCCTACCGGAGCTGACTAGGATAAAACTGCCTCCTGCTTCGG GTGCGTCGTCTTCGGGTCGCAGGCAGTCCGTTAACTCGCTGACCGCTCCGGCTAGATTAGAAAACTCTGAAAATTTGTTGGCGATGTATACGTTTCATCCGCTACAG AAGTATCAGAAATCGGCGGAAGACGATTTTGCAGGCAATTACTTTAAGCCGAAACGAGCTACCGAGTTGCTAATACAATCCCACGGAGAGTCTGGTAGACCGTTTCATAAATGGAAAG gaCACAGACGCGTATCGCcagaaaatatagttaaaaagcCGACGAAATTAGAATCTCTTCTACCAGTTATCGGCGAtcgaaaattacaaaaaaacactttggatagaatttaa
- the LOC114131897 gene encoding osmotic avoidance abnormal protein 3 isoform X4 encodes MNFCCMYIIITRRCSQCAAMTSENVKVIARCRPMNTRERALNSKNVVFIDSEKCTCSIVNPTDGSAPPKTFTFDGVYGPDSNTEQIYNDIAYPFVEGILEGYNCTVFAYGQTGCGKSFSMQGVDSPPNQRGIIPRAFEHVFEAISVTDDVKFLVLASYIEIYNEEVRDLLSTDTKRRLELKENPERGVYVHELSHHAVHDVIECQKLMEQGWRNRATGATMMNADSSRSHSIFTISVEMMSTSQDEDDIKSIKRGKLSLVDLAGSERQAKTGASGDRLREATKINLSLSALGNVISALVDGKAKHIPYRDSKLTRLLQDSLGGNTKTLMVACLSPADNNYDETLSTLRYANRAKNIYNEPHVNEDPKDTMLRQYQEQIKKLKELLEASTSQLPTSNGQNDISEKEKLRLEYQDEMVKLREKYQEEYNSKCQMQADLKTLKEKYDKNLAKISNQNDNNCRTSSPQQIVEKALKSNRVELNSSQQEILKRLKKLQESMVGGERVNDKELQERRLRKKKAAERRLNALARALATVETEDGPNLVLGVYDDIQEELRAKNEALKKYRQKLKASDREVADIQSEFENERTDYLETIRKQERQIKLQSQILEKIVPTLSKECNYSNLERLKEDAEWEDDTQSWILPELTRIKLPPASGASSSGRRQSVNSLTAPARLENSENLLAMYTFHPLQAR; translated from the exons atgaatttttgttgcatgtacattataataacgcgGCGCTGCAGTCAATGCGCAGCGATGACTTCGGAAAACGTAAAAGTCATTGCGAGGTGTCGGCCGATGAACACGAGAGAACGGGCGTTAAACAGTAAG AACGTGGTGTTTATAGACTCGGAGAAATGCACTTGTTCGATTGTCAATCCCACGGATGGTTCGGCCCCGCCGAAAACGTTTACGTTCGACGGTGTATACGGGCCGGATTCAAACACAGAGCAGATATACAACGACATCGCTTATCCTTTTGTGGAA GGCATACTAGAGGGTTACAACTGTACGGTGTTTGCGTACGGGCAGACTGGATGTGGTAAGAGTTTTTCGATGCAGGGCGTAGACTCGCCGCCGAATCAACGTGGTATCATACCTAGGGCCTTCGAACACGTCTTCGAGGCAATATCTGTTACGGACGACGTTAAGTTCTTGGTGCTCGCCTCGTATATTGAGATCTATAACGAGGAAGTGAGAGACCTGTTGAGTACGGACACCAAACGGAGACTTGAGTTGAAGGAGAATCCGGAGAGGGGAGTCTACGTACACG AGTTATCACATCATGCTGTGCATGACGTTATCGAATGTCAAAAGCTCATGGAACAGGGTTGGAGGAATAGAGCTACCGGAGCTACAATGATGAACGCCGACTCTTCCAGGAGCCATTCGATTTTCACCATATCCGTGGAAATGATGTCAACGTCGCAAGACGAGGATGACATTAAGTCGATAAAGCGCGGCAAGCTGAGTCTGGTTGACTTGGCGGGCAGTGAACGTCAAGCAAAAACCGGGGCCTCGGGAGATAGGCTTAGAGAAGCCACGAAAATCAATCTCTCTTTGTCGGCATTGGGAAACGTGATATCAGCACTGGTTGACGGAAAAGCAAAACACATACCATACAGAGATTCAAAACTCACACGACTGTTacag GATTCTCTTGGTGGAAATACAAAAACGTTAATGGTAGCTTGTTTATCGCCCGCTGATAATAACTATGACGAGACCTTATCGACACTGAGGTACGCCAATCGTGCCAAGAACATTTATAATGAACCACACGTGAACGAAGATCCTAAAGACACGATGTTACGCCAGTATCAAGAACAGATAAAAAAACTCAAAGAACTGCTAGAAGCTTCCACTTCTCAATTGCCCACAAGTAACGGCCAAAATGATATTtccgaaaaagaaaaattgcgACTGGAGTATCAAGATGAAATGGTCAAATTAAGGGAAAAATATCAAGAAGAATATAACTCAAAGTGTCAGATGCAAGCAGATTTAAAAACGTTGAAAGAGAAATACGACAAAAACTTGGCAAAGATCTCGAACCAA AACGACAATAATTGCAGAACTTCATCCCCGCAGCAGATTGTCGAAAAAGCGTTGAAGAGCAATCGTGTAGAATTAAACTCGTCACAACAGGAAATATTGAAAAG GTTGAAGAAACTGCAAGAGAGTATGGTTGGCGGTGAGCGAGTCAATGACAAAGAGCTCCAGGAACGTCGATTACGCAAGAAAAAAGCAGCCGAAAGACGGTTGAACGCGTTGGCGAGGGCGTTGGCTACCGTCGAGACTGAAGATGGGCCGAACTTAGTATTGGGCGTGTACGACGATATACAGGAAGAGCTGAGAGCCAAGAATGAAGCGTTGAAGAAGTATAGACAAAAA CTGAAAGCGTCGGACCGAGAGGTGGCGGACATCCAGAGCGAATTTGAAAACGAGCGGACGGATTATTTGGAAACAATCAGAAAACAAGAGCGACAGATCAAACTGCAAAgtcaaattttagaaaaaatcgTGCCAACGCTATCGAAAGAATGCAATTACAG CAACTTGGAGAGGTTGAAAGAAGATGCGGAATGGGAGGACGACACACAGAGTTGGATCCTACCGGAGCTGACTAGGATAAAACTGCCTCCTGCTTCGG GTGCGTCGTCTTCGGGTCGCAGGCAGTCCGTTAACTCGCTGACCGCTCCGGCTAGATTAGAAAACTCTGAAAATTTGTTGGCGATGTATACGTTTCATCCGCTACAG gcacGTTAA
- the LOC114131897 gene encoding osmotic avoidance abnormal protein 3 isoform X1, protein MNFCCMYIIITRRCSQCAAMTSENVKVIARCRPMNTRERALNSKNVVFIDSEKCTCSIVNPTDGSAPPKTFTFDGVYGPDSNTEQIYNDIAYPFVEGILEGYNCTVFAYGQTGCGKSFSMQGVDSPPNQRGIIPRAFEHVFEAISVTDDVKFLVLASYIEIYNEEVRDLLSTDTKRRLELKENPERGVYVHELSHHAVHDVIECQKLMEQGWRNRATGATMMNADSSRSHSIFTISVEMMSTSQDEDDIKSIKRGKLSLVDLAGSERQAKTGASGDRLREATKINLSLSALGNVISALVDGKAKHIPYRDSKLTRLLQDSLGGNTKTLMVACLSPADNNYDETLSTLRYANRAKNIYNEPHVNEDPKDTMLRQYQEQIKKLKELLEASTSQLPTSNGQNDISEKEKLRLEYQDEMVKLREKYQEEYNSKCQMQADLKTLKEKYDKNLAKISNQNDNNCRTSSPQQIVEKALKSNRVELNSSQQEILKRLKKLQESMVGGERVNDKELQERRLRKKKAAERRLNALARALATVETEDGPNLVLGVYDDIQEELRAKNEALKKYRQKLKASDREVADIQSEFENERTDYLETIRKQERQIKLQSQILEKIVPTLSKECNYSNLERLKEDAEWEDDTQSWILPELTRIKLPPASGTLTQPVNGSAAFSTFENGRRKMSLGIFNTLAGLSFDKSSSSDSSRRSSSPDVPVIYDQKYQKSAEDDFAGNYFKPKRATELLIQSHGESGRPFHKWKGHRRVSPENIVKKPTKLESLLPVIGDRKLQKNTLDRI, encoded by the exons atgaatttttgttgcatgtacattataataacgcgGCGCTGCAGTCAATGCGCAGCGATGACTTCGGAAAACGTAAAAGTCATTGCGAGGTGTCGGCCGATGAACACGAGAGAACGGGCGTTAAACAGTAAG AACGTGGTGTTTATAGACTCGGAGAAATGCACTTGTTCGATTGTCAATCCCACGGATGGTTCGGCCCCGCCGAAAACGTTTACGTTCGACGGTGTATACGGGCCGGATTCAAACACAGAGCAGATATACAACGACATCGCTTATCCTTTTGTGGAA GGCATACTAGAGGGTTACAACTGTACGGTGTTTGCGTACGGGCAGACTGGATGTGGTAAGAGTTTTTCGATGCAGGGCGTAGACTCGCCGCCGAATCAACGTGGTATCATACCTAGGGCCTTCGAACACGTCTTCGAGGCAATATCTGTTACGGACGACGTTAAGTTCTTGGTGCTCGCCTCGTATATTGAGATCTATAACGAGGAAGTGAGAGACCTGTTGAGTACGGACACCAAACGGAGACTTGAGTTGAAGGAGAATCCGGAGAGGGGAGTCTACGTACACG AGTTATCACATCATGCTGTGCATGACGTTATCGAATGTCAAAAGCTCATGGAACAGGGTTGGAGGAATAGAGCTACCGGAGCTACAATGATGAACGCCGACTCTTCCAGGAGCCATTCGATTTTCACCATATCCGTGGAAATGATGTCAACGTCGCAAGACGAGGATGACATTAAGTCGATAAAGCGCGGCAAGCTGAGTCTGGTTGACTTGGCGGGCAGTGAACGTCAAGCAAAAACCGGGGCCTCGGGAGATAGGCTTAGAGAAGCCACGAAAATCAATCTCTCTTTGTCGGCATTGGGAAACGTGATATCAGCACTGGTTGACGGAAAAGCAAAACACATACCATACAGAGATTCAAAACTCACACGACTGTTacag GATTCTCTTGGTGGAAATACAAAAACGTTAATGGTAGCTTGTTTATCGCCCGCTGATAATAACTATGACGAGACCTTATCGACACTGAGGTACGCCAATCGTGCCAAGAACATTTATAATGAACCACACGTGAACGAAGATCCTAAAGACACGATGTTACGCCAGTATCAAGAACAGATAAAAAAACTCAAAGAACTGCTAGAAGCTTCCACTTCTCAATTGCCCACAAGTAACGGCCAAAATGATATTtccgaaaaagaaaaattgcgACTGGAGTATCAAGATGAAATGGTCAAATTAAGGGAAAAATATCAAGAAGAATATAACTCAAAGTGTCAGATGCAAGCAGATTTAAAAACGTTGAAAGAGAAATACGACAAAAACTTGGCAAAGATCTCGAACCAA AACGACAATAATTGCAGAACTTCATCCCCGCAGCAGATTGTCGAAAAAGCGTTGAAGAGCAATCGTGTAGAATTAAACTCGTCACAACAGGAAATATTGAAAAG GTTGAAGAAACTGCAAGAGAGTATGGTTGGCGGTGAGCGAGTCAATGACAAAGAGCTCCAGGAACGTCGATTACGCAAGAAAAAAGCAGCCGAAAGACGGTTGAACGCGTTGGCGAGGGCGTTGGCTACCGTCGAGACTGAAGATGGGCCGAACTTAGTATTGGGCGTGTACGACGATATACAGGAAGAGCTGAGAGCCAAGAATGAAGCGTTGAAGAAGTATAGACAAAAA CTGAAAGCGTCGGACCGAGAGGTGGCGGACATCCAGAGCGAATTTGAAAACGAGCGGACGGATTATTTGGAAACAATCAGAAAACAAGAGCGACAGATCAAACTGCAAAgtcaaattttagaaaaaatcgTGCCAACGCTATCGAAAGAATGCAATTACAG CAACTTGGAGAGGTTGAAAGAAGATGCGGAATGGGAGGACGACACACAGAGTTGGATCCTACCGGAGCTGACTAGGATAAAACTGCCTCCTGCTTCGG gcacGTTAACACAACCCGTCAACGGTTCGGCGGCGTTTAGCACGTTCGAAAACGGCCGGAGGAAGATGTCGTTGGGCATATTCAATACGCTCGCCGGTCTATCGTTTGACAAGTCTTCCAGTTCGGACAGCAGTCGGCGGTCGTCGTCACCAGATGTGCCCGTCATTTACGATCAG AAGTATCAGAAATCGGCGGAAGACGATTTTGCAGGCAATTACTTTAAGCCGAAACGAGCTACCGAGTTGCTAATACAATCCCACGGAGAGTCTGGTAGACCGTTTCATAAATGGAAAG gaCACAGACGCGTATCGCcagaaaatatagttaaaaagcCGACGAAATTAGAATCTCTTCTACCAGTTATCGGCGAtcgaaaattacaaaaaaacactttggatagaatttaa
- the LOC114131897 gene encoding osmotic avoidance abnormal protein 3 isoform X2, with the protein MTSENVKVIARCRPMNTRERALNSKNVVFIDSEKCTCSIVNPTDGSAPPKTFTFDGVYGPDSNTEQIYNDIAYPFVEGILEGYNCTVFAYGQTGCGKSFSMQGVDSPPNQRGIIPRAFEHVFEAISVTDDVKFLVLASYIEIYNEEVRDLLSTDTKRRLELKENPERGVYVHELSHHAVHDVIECQKLMEQGWRNRATGATMMNADSSRSHSIFTISVEMMSTSQDEDDIKSIKRGKLSLVDLAGSERQAKTGASGDRLREATKINLSLSALGNVISALVDGKAKHIPYRDSKLTRLLQDSLGGNTKTLMVACLSPADNNYDETLSTLRYANRAKNIYNEPHVNEDPKDTMLRQYQEQIKKLKELLEASTSQLPTSNGQNDISEKEKLRLEYQDEMVKLREKYQEEYNSKCQMQADLKTLKEKYDKNLAKISNQNDNNCRTSSPQQIVEKALKSNRVELNSSQQEILKRLKKLQESMVGGERVNDKELQERRLRKKKAAERRLNALARALATVETEDGPNLVLGVYDDIQEELRAKNEALKKYRQKLKASDREVADIQSEFENERTDYLETIRKQERQIKLQSQILEKIVPTLSKECNYSNLERLKEDAEWEDDTQSWILPELTRIKLPPASGTLTQPVNGSAAFSTFENGRRKMSLGIFNTLAGLSFDKSSSSDSSRRSSSPDVPVIYDQKYQKSAEDDFAGNYFKPKRATELLIQSHGESGRPFHKWKGHRRVSPENIVKKPTKLESLLPVIGDRKLQKNTLDRI; encoded by the exons ATGACTTCGGAAAACGTAAAAGTCATTGCGAGGTGTCGGCCGATGAACACGAGAGAACGGGCGTTAAACAGTAAG AACGTGGTGTTTATAGACTCGGAGAAATGCACTTGTTCGATTGTCAATCCCACGGATGGTTCGGCCCCGCCGAAAACGTTTACGTTCGACGGTGTATACGGGCCGGATTCAAACACAGAGCAGATATACAACGACATCGCTTATCCTTTTGTGGAA GGCATACTAGAGGGTTACAACTGTACGGTGTTTGCGTACGGGCAGACTGGATGTGGTAAGAGTTTTTCGATGCAGGGCGTAGACTCGCCGCCGAATCAACGTGGTATCATACCTAGGGCCTTCGAACACGTCTTCGAGGCAATATCTGTTACGGACGACGTTAAGTTCTTGGTGCTCGCCTCGTATATTGAGATCTATAACGAGGAAGTGAGAGACCTGTTGAGTACGGACACCAAACGGAGACTTGAGTTGAAGGAGAATCCGGAGAGGGGAGTCTACGTACACG AGTTATCACATCATGCTGTGCATGACGTTATCGAATGTCAAAAGCTCATGGAACAGGGTTGGAGGAATAGAGCTACCGGAGCTACAATGATGAACGCCGACTCTTCCAGGAGCCATTCGATTTTCACCATATCCGTGGAAATGATGTCAACGTCGCAAGACGAGGATGACATTAAGTCGATAAAGCGCGGCAAGCTGAGTCTGGTTGACTTGGCGGGCAGTGAACGTCAAGCAAAAACCGGGGCCTCGGGAGATAGGCTTAGAGAAGCCACGAAAATCAATCTCTCTTTGTCGGCATTGGGAAACGTGATATCAGCACTGGTTGACGGAAAAGCAAAACACATACCATACAGAGATTCAAAACTCACACGACTGTTacag GATTCTCTTGGTGGAAATACAAAAACGTTAATGGTAGCTTGTTTATCGCCCGCTGATAATAACTATGACGAGACCTTATCGACACTGAGGTACGCCAATCGTGCCAAGAACATTTATAATGAACCACACGTGAACGAAGATCCTAAAGACACGATGTTACGCCAGTATCAAGAACAGATAAAAAAACTCAAAGAACTGCTAGAAGCTTCCACTTCTCAATTGCCCACAAGTAACGGCCAAAATGATATTtccgaaaaagaaaaattgcgACTGGAGTATCAAGATGAAATGGTCAAATTAAGGGAAAAATATCAAGAAGAATATAACTCAAAGTGTCAGATGCAAGCAGATTTAAAAACGTTGAAAGAGAAATACGACAAAAACTTGGCAAAGATCTCGAACCAA AACGACAATAATTGCAGAACTTCATCCCCGCAGCAGATTGTCGAAAAAGCGTTGAAGAGCAATCGTGTAGAATTAAACTCGTCACAACAGGAAATATTGAAAAG GTTGAAGAAACTGCAAGAGAGTATGGTTGGCGGTGAGCGAGTCAATGACAAAGAGCTCCAGGAACGTCGATTACGCAAGAAAAAAGCAGCCGAAAGACGGTTGAACGCGTTGGCGAGGGCGTTGGCTACCGTCGAGACTGAAGATGGGCCGAACTTAGTATTGGGCGTGTACGACGATATACAGGAAGAGCTGAGAGCCAAGAATGAAGCGTTGAAGAAGTATAGACAAAAA CTGAAAGCGTCGGACCGAGAGGTGGCGGACATCCAGAGCGAATTTGAAAACGAGCGGACGGATTATTTGGAAACAATCAGAAAACAAGAGCGACAGATCAAACTGCAAAgtcaaattttagaaaaaatcgTGCCAACGCTATCGAAAGAATGCAATTACAG CAACTTGGAGAGGTTGAAAGAAGATGCGGAATGGGAGGACGACACACAGAGTTGGATCCTACCGGAGCTGACTAGGATAAAACTGCCTCCTGCTTCGG gcacGTTAACACAACCCGTCAACGGTTCGGCGGCGTTTAGCACGTTCGAAAACGGCCGGAGGAAGATGTCGTTGGGCATATTCAATACGCTCGCCGGTCTATCGTTTGACAAGTCTTCCAGTTCGGACAGCAGTCGGCGGTCGTCGTCACCAGATGTGCCCGTCATTTACGATCAG AAGTATCAGAAATCGGCGGAAGACGATTTTGCAGGCAATTACTTTAAGCCGAAACGAGCTACCGAGTTGCTAATACAATCCCACGGAGAGTCTGGTAGACCGTTTCATAAATGGAAAG gaCACAGACGCGTATCGCcagaaaatatagttaaaaagcCGACGAAATTAGAATCTCTTCTACCAGTTATCGGCGAtcgaaaattacaaaaaaacactttggatagaatttaa